The window GAGGCCGCAGCCGACGAAGGCGACAAGCGCATCACCAGCTATCGCGACCACGGCCACATGCTGGCCTGCGGCATGGAGCCGCGCGGCGTGATGGCCGAGTTGACCGGCCGCGAGGGTGGTTACTCCAAGGGCAAGGGCGGCAGCATGCACATGTTCAGCCGCGAAAAGCACTTTTACGGCGGACATGGTATCGTGGCAGCGCAGGTGCCCCTGGGTGCCGGTCTGGCATTTGCCGACAAATATCTGGGCAATGACCGCGTGACCTTCACCTATTTCGGTGATGGCGCGGCCAACCAGGGTCAGGTCTATGAAACCTACAACATGGCCGAACTGTGGGATCTGCCGGTCGTTTTCGTGATCGAGAACAACCAGTATGCCATGGGCATGAGCGTCAAGCGCTCGACCAAATCGACATCTCTTTTCGGGCGCGGCGAAGCCTTTGGCATTCCCGGCGAACAGGTCGACGGCATGGATGTGCTGGCGGTCAAGGCCGCTGGCGAAAAGGCTGTGGCGCACTGCCGCGCGGGCAAGGGGCCCTATATCCTTGAGGTGATGACCTATCGTTATCGCGGTCACTCGATGTCGGACCCGGCCAAGTACCGGACCCGCGAAGAGGTGCAGAAGATGCGCGACGAACGCGATCCGATCGAAAATGTCCGCACCATGCTGCTGGATGGCAAACATGCCAGCGAGGATGATCTGAAGGCCATCGACAAAGAGATCAAGGAAGTCGTCAACGATTCCGCCAAGTTCGCCCAGGAAAGCCCTGAACCGGCGCTGGAAGAACTGTGGACCGACATTTACGCCAAAGAGCTGCCGCAAGGTGCAGCCGATGAAGCTGAGGCCTGAGGGGGGACATAAACATGGCAACCGAAATTCTGATGCCCGCCCTGTCCCCCACCATGGAGGAAGGCACGCTGGCAAAATGGCTGAAAAAAGAGGGAGACGAGGTCAAATCCGGCGACATCATCGCCGAGATCGAGACCGACAAGGCAACGATGGAGTTCGAAGCCGTGGATGAGGGCATCCTTGGCAAGATCCTGATCGAGGAAGGCACCGAAGGGGTCAAGGTCAACACCCCGATCGCCGTCATGATCGAGGAAGGCGAAAGCGCCGACGACATCGAAGCGCCGGCCGCCGCCGAGGAAAAACCATCCGAGCCAGAGGCCAAGGACGAGCCTGCTTCAGCCCCGGCTGCAGCCACCGCGCCCGCACCCAAGGCCGACCGCAGCCCGGATTGGCCCGAAGGGACCAAGATGAAATCCATGACCGTGCGCGAGGCTCTGCGCGAGGCCATGGAAGAGGAAATGGACCGCGACGACACCGTCTTCCTGATGGGTGAAGAGGTCGGCGAATATCAGGGCGCCTACAAGATCAGTCAGGGTCTGCTCGAGAAATTCGGCCCCAAACGCGTCGTCGATACGCCGATCTCGGAAATCGGCTTTGCAGGGATCGGCACGGGCGCGGCCCTTGGCGGGTTGCGGCCCATCGTCGAGTTCATGACCTTCAACTTCGCGATGCAGGCCATCGACCACATCATCAACTCGGCCGCCAAGACGCTGTACATGTCGGGCGGTCAGATGGGCTGCTCCATCGTGTTTCGCGGCCCGAACGGTGCCGCTGCCCGCGTTGGTGCCCAGCACAGCCAGGACTATGCCGCCTGGTACGCGCAGATCCCCGGCCTCAAGGTGGTGATGCCTTACACCGCGGCAGACGCGAAGGGCCTGATGAAAACGGCCATCCGCGATGCCAACCCGGTTATCTTCCTTGAGAACGAAATTCTCTATGGCCGCAGCTTCGAGGTGCCGGACATGGATGATTTCACCATCCCGTTCGGCAAGGCACGCATCGCCCGCGAGGGCAGTGATGTGACCATCGTCAGCTTTGGCATCGGCATGACCCATGCCCTTGACGCGGCCGAGAAACTTGCCGCCGACGGCATCGAGGCAGAGGTGATCGATCTGCGCACACTGCGCCCGATGGACACCGAAACCGTGCTTGAATCGGTCAAGAAGACCAACCGTTGTGTAACGGTCGAAGAAGGCTGGCCGGTTGCCAGCATCGGCAGCTATCTCGGCTCGGTCGTGATGCAGCAGGCGTTCGATTATCTTGACGCGCCCGTCATCACCCTGACCGGCAAGGACGTTCCGATGCCCTATGCCGCCAATCTGGAAAAGCACGCTCTGATCACCCCGGCCGAAGTGGTCGAGGCGGTCAAGAAAGTCACCTACAAGTAAGGAGAACGCGAGATGCCGATAGAAATCCTGATGCCCGCGCTGTCTCCGACGATGGAGGAAGGCACACTGGCCAAATGGCTGGTGAAAGAGGGCGATACCGTTTCCTCGGGCGACATCATGGCCGAGATCGAAACCGACAAGGCCACGATGGAATTCGAGGCTGTCGATGAAGGCACCATTGGCAAGATCCTGATCGAAGAAGGCAGCGCCGGGGTCAAGGTCAACACCCCCATCGCCGTCCTGCTGGAAGATGGCGAAAGCGCCGATGATATTGGTGACACCTCGTCCAAGGCCGCGCCGGCCAAGGATGACGACGCCGAGGCCAAGGACGAAACGCCAAAAGACGACGCCCCGAAAGAGGCAGATTCAGGCGGATCCAAGGCCGCACCGGCACCAAGCAGCGACAAGGGCGACCGCATCTTTGCCTCGCCACTGGCCCGCCGCATCGCCAAGGACAAGGGCCTCGATCTGGGCTCCATCAAGGGCTCCGGCCCGCATGGCCGGATCGTCAAGGCCGACGTGCAGGATGCCAAGCCCGGTGCCGCACCGGCCAAGGCCGCCGACGCAGCGAAAGCCGATGCACCCAAGGCCGCAGCGGCAGCGCCGGCTGGCCCATCCGCCGAAACCATCCTCAAGATGTATGCGGATCGCGAGACTGAAGAGGTCGCGCTGGACGGCATGCGCCGCACCATTGCCGCGCGCCTGACCGATGCCAAGCAGACCATCCCGCATTTCTATCTGCGCCGGTCGGCCAAGCTGGACGCGTTGATGAAGTTCCGCGGCACGCTGAACAAGCAGCTGGAAGCGCGGGGTGTGAAATTGTCGGTCAACGACTTTATCATCAAGGCCTGCGCGCTGGCCCTGCAAGAGGTCCCGGATGCCAATGCTGTCTGGGCGGGTGACCGCATCCTCAAGCTCAAACCCTCGGATGTCGCAGTCGCCGTGGCCATCGAAGGCGGCCTGTTCACCCCGGTTCTGAAGGACGCGCAGCAGAAGACGCTGTCGACCCTGTCAGCCGAGATGAAAGATCTGGCAGGGCGCGCCAAGAACAAGAAGCTTGCCCCCCACGAATACCAGGGCGGCAGCTTTGCGATCAGCAACCTCGGCATGTTCGGCATCGAGAATTTCGACGCCGTGATCAACCCGCCGCATGGCGCGATCCTGGCCGTTGGCTCGGGCATCCAAACCCCGGTGGTCGAGGATGGCGAGGTGGTGATCCGCAATGTCATGTCCATGACCCTCTCGGTCGATCACCGGGTCATTGACGGCGCGCTTGGTGCACAATTGCTGAAGGCCATCGTCGAGCATCTGGAAAACCCGATGGGCATGCTGGCCTGACAGGTTTGCGACTTACGACGATTAAAGGGGGCCGCGCGCCCCCTTTTTCATGACCGGGGCTCAGTCCGCGCGCAGCGGCCAGAGCGCTACCAGATCACGCAAACCAGCGCCGGTCGGCCCTTTCCTTTGCCCCATCCTCCAGGCCCTTTCTTCTTCATCCAAATATCCGGCGGCGGCACCGCCTGGTGCATCGCGGGTTCGGAAATCCGGCGCGACGAGCAGCCCCGCCCTGGGCGCTGGTCAGAAGCGAACCGAAACGCCCGGCAGCTTCAATTCTGCAATCAGATCGCGCAACTCCTGACGCGCAGCGATGTTGGACATGCTCAGCGACTCGGTGCCGATGTCCTTCAGATCCAGCAGCGTCAAACCACGCGGAAAGAGTTCGCGAAAGATCACCCGCTCGGCAAAGCCGGGCGCTACGCGAAAACCGATGCGGCGCGACAGGTTGCTCAGCGCATCGCCCACCTTGCGCTTGTTGTGCATGGCCTGCGTCCCAAGCCGGTTGCGCAACACCAGCCAGTCGATCGGGCCCGCACCGGCCTGAACGCGCATCTGCCGTGCGGCCCAGACCATTTCTGCATAGATCGACGGCCCCAGTACCTCGCCATCAGGCGACATGCGCGCCAAAAGATCAAAGTCGATAAAGCTGTCATTCAGCGGCGTGATCAGGGTGTCGGCCATCGCATGGGCCATCTGGCTAAGCTTGGTATGAGAGCCGGGGCAGTCCAGCAGAATGAAATCGCAGCGCGTTTCCAGATCGGCCATGACCGGGCTCAGCGGATCGCTGCCCTCGGCCAAACCGGCCAGCTCGGGCGTCGGCAACTCGATCCCTTCACGCGCAGAAAAGGCCATGCGGTTTTCCAGATAGCGGCGAAAACTGCCCTGCCGCACATCCAGATCCAGCCCACCCACGCGATGCCCCATCCGCGCCAGCGCGGTGGCCACATGCATCGAGGTCGTGGATTTCCCGGACCCGCCCTTTTCATTGCCGACGACGATGATATGCGCCAAGAATTCCGCCCCGTTCCGATCCGGCGTGACCCTAGCCGCAACATCTGGTGATGAAAAGCGGCGGCAGCACAAAAAAATGTGGATAGGTCGGGAGGTTGTGGGAGGGGTGCGGCGTGGTACCGCGGTGGAAGAGCGGACGGTGGGTTTTAGCACGCAAGGTCGAATGCTGCACGGGTGTCTGCTATCACCAGAGAACCAAAAATCTCCAACAACTGCGTCGGTTTTGAAGGGAGGTTGTGGCAGCGCCAGATCAGGTGATTTGCGAATGTGCCAAAAACCACCGTTTTAGGCGCGTAGTTTCTGTCAGGGGGTATTTGTCCGGTCTGCGGGACGAAACTGCCGTTCGATGCGGACAATCGACAACACAAATGAGGTGGTTCATGATCAGACAGCATGAACTACGTGTTTCGTCTGGCAGTGCCATCGGACGCTGAAGCCTGCTCCCAAATCATTCAAGATTGGGGCGATGAAACACCGTGGATGGTCCCACTGGATAACCTTGCTCCCATGAAAGAGTTTTGGAGCTTCATATTCGAGGAAGAAATCGGGTGGGTCGCCCACAGAAATGGACAAATCTTGGGGTTTTGTGCCCGTACCGAAGACAACATTACCGGGCTTTACGTCGCCAAGAAGGCGCGCGGCAAAGGTTTAGGCAAGGCATTGCTGGACCTCGCCAAAGAAGATCAGCAGTGGATCACTGTGTGGGCCTACGAGAAAAACGAAGACGCGCGACGCTTTTATCGACGTGAGGGTCTAATTGAAATTGGTCGTGAGATGGAAGTGTTTGAAGATGGATCAAGCCTAATGGACATCGAGCACAGGTGGACCAGAGCCGAGTAAACCTTGGTCACTGCAAGCTCGTTCCTGACCTTCTCCGCACAGCATGATGTGCCAAAACTCAACCGTTTGTGTCACCGGCGCAAACGACCGTTTGTTGCACGGTTCGCCGATCCAGTGGCACCTTTGAAGAGAAGATCTGGCAGGTCCCGCAAGGCGGACCCAGACCCCGAAATGCAAAACGCCGCCCCGAGGGACGGCGTTCGCATCTTGCGCTGGCAGGCAGATCAGAAGCCCAGGCCGGCGTATTTGTTCTTGAACTTCGACACGCGGCCGCCGGCATCCATCAGCTTGGCCGAACCGCCGGTCCAGGCCGGGTGCACGGTCGGGTCGATGTCCAGGGTCATGGTGTCGCCCTCGGCGCCCCAGGTCGAGCGGACCTGATAGGTGGTGCCGTCGGTCATCTTGACGTCGATCATGTGATAATCGGGGTGAATGTCTTTTTTCATCGCTCGGCCTCCTTACGCTTTGGCATCGGCGCTTTTGGGCGCGCGGTAGTTGGTTTTCTCGACGATACGGGCCGACTTGCCGCGACGATCGCGCAGGTAGTACAGCTTGGCGCGGCGGACTTTACCGCGGCGCACAACGGCGATCGAATCGATGTTGGTCGAGTATAGCGGGAACACACGTTCCACGCCCTCACCAAACGAGATCTTGCGGACGGTGAAGCTTGCAGCGATACCGTTGCCACCCTTGCGGGCAATGCAAACGCCTTCGTAGTTCTGCACACGGGTCCGCGTGCCTTCGGTCACTTTGTAACCGACACGGACGGTGTCTCCGGCTTTGAAATCCGGGATATCCTTGCCAAGCGCGGCGATTTGCTCGGCTTCCAGTTGGGCGATCAGGTTCATCGCATTAATCCTTTTCATGCTCGCGGTGATCCCGCGATTGGTCTGATGCGCCCGAGAGCTGTCGGTCCTTTGTCGGGTCCATAACGCTGGTCTCGCAATATGCCCGCCACAGGTCGGGGCGGCGTTCTTTGGTCAGGCTTTCGGCCTGTTCGCGCCTCCAAGCAGCAATGGCCGCGTGATTGCCGGACATGACAACGTCCGGTATCTTGCGGCCTTCCCACTCGGCGGGGCGAGTATACTGAGGGTGCTCAAGCAGACCTTCGGAAAAGGATTCCTCGGCCAGTGACGCCTGATTCCCCAGCACGCGCGGTATAAGACGAACCGTCGCGTCGATCAAGACCTGAGCTGCAAGCTCTCCGCCGGTCAGAACATAGTCGCCAATGCTGATTTCTTCGATGCCTCTCGCGTCCAGAACACGCTGGTCGACGCCCTCGAACCGGCCGCAGATCAGCGTCACACCCGGCCCCTCGGCAAGGGCGCGCGCACGGGCCTGGGTCAGCGGTCGCCCACGCGGCGAGAGGTAAAGCACCGGCAGCCTGGGATCGGCCTGATCAAGCGCCGCGGCCATGACGTCGGCGCGGATCACCAGCCCTGCCCCACCACCCGCAGGCGTGTCATCGACGTTGCGATGCTTGCCCAACCCGTGGTCGCGCAGCGCAATGGTGCGCAGGCTCCACAGCCCCTCTGCCAGCGCCTTGCCGGTCAGTGAAAGGCCAAGCGTGCCGGGAAAGGCCTCGGGGAACAGGGTAACGATGTTGGCCGTCCATGCACCCTTGACCTGTGGTTCCTCCATCAGGTCGCTCGGCGTCAGGCTGGCGCGGATCGACAGACGCCCGTGCGATTTGGGCGCGTCACTCATCTTCGGCCGGTGGATCGACGACGATGCGTCTGACGGTCAGATCAACCGTCGGCACCACCTCACGAGTAAACGGCAGCAACAGGACCTTGGGTCCCGCCACTTCCAGAATATCGCCAGCGCCGTGGTCATAGATGGCACGGACCTGGCCCAGCACACGCCCGCCGGTATCGACGACCTCCAGACCGATCAGATCGGCATGGTAGAATTCATCGTCGGGCAGGTTGGGCAAGGCATCGCGCGGCGCCCAAAGCGTTGTGCCCTTCAGCGCCTCTGCCTGCTCGCGGGTATCGACCCCCGGCAGGCGTGCCCCCAGCCCGCCGGTGACGGGCCGGGTCAGTTTAATGGCGAATGACCGCTTGCCATCCTCGGTCACCAGCGGGCCATAGCTGGCGATGTCCTGCGGATCGGCGGTAAAGCTTTTCAGCCGCACCTCGCCACGGATGCCAAAGGCGCCCGCGATCGCACCGACACAGATCCGGCCCGCATCGGCCATGGATTATTCCGCGCTTTCTTCGGCAGCGGCCTCTGCAACGGGCTCTTCTACCGGGGCGCTGGCTGCTGCTTCACGCTCGGCGCGCTTGGCGGCACGGTCTTGTGCGGCCTTGCCGGGCTCGCCTTTTTTCAGGTTCTTGCGCTCGGACTTTTCCTTGACGCCGGCAGCTTCCAGAAAACGGGCGACGCGGTCGGTGGGCTGGGCGCCCTGGTCCAGCCAGTGCTGAACGCGTTCCATGTTCATCTTGATGCGCTCTTCGCTGTCTTTCGGCAAAAGCGGGTTATAGGTGCCCAGCTTTTCGATGAAACGACCGTCGCGCGGCATACGCGAATCGGTGGCGACGATCGAATAGAACGGACGCTTTTTCGAGCCACCACGGGCCAGACGGATCTTCATTGCCATTGGGTTATCTCCTTTAGAATGGCGGTGTCATGGTGCGCGCAGGCACGCACCCTATGATTGAAAGGTCTCGTGATGCCGTATGACTTCGGCGATCACGAAATTCAGGAATTTGCGCGCGAATTCCGGGTCGATATCGGCCTCGCGCGCGAGGCGTTCCAGCCGTTCGATCTGCTGCGCTTCGCGGGCAGGATCGGACGGCGGAAGGGCGTGTTCGGCCTTGAGGCGGCCGACGGATTGGGTGTGCTTGAACCTTTCGGCCAGCGTATAGACAAGGATCGCGTCCAGCCGGTCGATGCTGTCGCGATGGCCTTTCAGCAGCTCGGCTGCGCGGGCGACGGGATCAGTCATGCGGACCCTTTCCTGTGGCGGTAGACATGGTTGATCTCGTCAGCGCCCGTATCAAGGCTGGGCGCATCCGCGTCCAGCCGCGCGCCAAGACGTTCGGCCAGCGCGATGGAACGGGTGTTTTCGGCGTCGATATAGCTGACCGCCGTGTCCCAACCCAGATCGTTGAACACATGATCCAAGGCGGCGCGGGCGGCTTCGGACGCGATGCCCCTCCCTTCGCCAGCGGGATGCCAGATCGACCAGCCGACCTCGCGTTCGGGCCAGCCTGCGGGGAACCACGGGCCGGTTATGCCCAGTGCCGCGTCGCCGCCCTTTTCGGTGATGACGAACATGCCAAAGCCGCGCATCACCCAATGGCCGATCACATGGCCAAAGGCGCGCCAGCTGTTCCGTTCCGTCATTTGCGATCCGCCGCCGATATATTGCGCACGGTCGGACAAATGAAAATCTCGCCATGCAGGCCAGTCGTCGCCCGTGGGCGCGCGCAGGATCAGACGCTCGGTTTCCAGAACCGGGGTATTGGCGAGCCCGATCATAGGGCACCTGCCGTCCCGGCATGGCCGGGGGCGCTGCCCCCGGACCCCCGGGATATTTGAGTAAAGAAGAAATCCATTGCGGTCATGCTGCCACCTTCGGGTGGCGATAGATCAGGCAGGGTTCGCCCACCACTTCGCCCTCACGCTCTATCGTTGCGCCCATACGTTCGGCCAAGCGGCGCGAGCGCAGGTTGTCGGGGTGGATCTGCGATATCATCGGGGCCAGACCCATTCCCCGATAGGCGTGGTCGCGGATAGCCATGGCTGCCTCATAGGCATAGCCCTTGCCTTCGAACCCTTCATAGATGTGCCAGCCCAGTTCAGGCTCGGGCCAGGCATCATGTTCGATCAAGCCGATGCGCCCGACGATGGTGCCGGTCACCTGTTCTTCGACCGACCAGAAGCCAAAGCCTTTCAACACCCAATGACCAATGCCCGACGTAAAGCTGCGCCACGTGTTCCAGCGATCGGATGGGCCGCCAATGAATTGCGTCCGCTCTGACGCCCCAAAGGCAAGCATAGCGCCAAAGTCCGCCTCGCGCGGTTCGCGCAGGATCAGACGCTCGGCCGTCAGGACCGGAATATCGACGGACAGGGTGGGCATTACTTCTTACCGAACAACCCCGACAAACCACTGGGCAGCCCTGCCCCGCCAAGCTGTCCGCCCAACCCTTTGGGATCCTGCAGCATCTC is drawn from Paracoccus tegillarcae and contains these coding sequences:
- the pdhA gene encoding pyruvate dehydrogenase (acetyl-transferring) E1 component subunit alpha — translated: MARKTTAAKSSSTAEKAKAKSTPSKAKANLSKDDLLKYYRDMLLIRRFEEKAGQLYGMGQIGGFCHLYIGQEAVVVGLEAAADEGDKRITSYRDHGHMLACGMEPRGVMAELTGREGGYSKGKGGSMHMFSREKHFYGGHGIVAAQVPLGAGLAFADKYLGNDRVTFTYFGDGAANQGQVYETYNMAELWDLPVVFVIENNQYAMGMSVKRSTKSTSLFGRGEAFGIPGEQVDGMDVLAVKAAGEKAVAHCRAGKGPYILEVMTYRYRGHSMSDPAKYRTREEVQKMRDERDPIENVRTMLLDGKHASEDDLKAIDKEIKEVVNDSAKFAQESPEPALEELWTDIYAKELPQGAADEAEA
- a CDS encoding pyruvate dehydrogenase complex E1 component subunit beta, which translates into the protein MATEILMPALSPTMEEGTLAKWLKKEGDEVKSGDIIAEIETDKATMEFEAVDEGILGKILIEEGTEGVKVNTPIAVMIEEGESADDIEAPAAAEEKPSEPEAKDEPASAPAAATAPAPKADRSPDWPEGTKMKSMTVREALREAMEEEMDRDDTVFLMGEEVGEYQGAYKISQGLLEKFGPKRVVDTPISEIGFAGIGTGAALGGLRPIVEFMTFNFAMQAIDHIINSAAKTLYMSGGQMGCSIVFRGPNGAAARVGAQHSQDYAAWYAQIPGLKVVMPYTAADAKGLMKTAIRDANPVIFLENEILYGRSFEVPDMDDFTIPFGKARIAREGSDVTIVSFGIGMTHALDAAEKLAADGIEAEVIDLRTLRPMDTETVLESVKKTNRCVTVEEGWPVASIGSYLGSVVMQQAFDYLDAPVITLTGKDVPMPYAANLEKHALITPAEVVEAVKKVTYK
- a CDS encoding pyruvate dehydrogenase complex dihydrolipoamide acetyltransferase, which gives rise to MPIEILMPALSPTMEEGTLAKWLVKEGDTVSSGDIMAEIETDKATMEFEAVDEGTIGKILIEEGSAGVKVNTPIAVLLEDGESADDIGDTSSKAAPAKDDDAEAKDETPKDDAPKEADSGGSKAAPAPSSDKGDRIFASPLARRIAKDKGLDLGSIKGSGPHGRIVKADVQDAKPGAAPAKAADAAKADAPKAAAAAPAGPSAETILKMYADRETEEVALDGMRRTIAARLTDAKQTIPHFYLRRSAKLDALMKFRGTLNKQLEARGVKLSVNDFIIKACALALQEVPDANAVWAGDRILKLKPSDVAVAVAIEGGLFTPVLKDAQQKTLSTLSAEMKDLAGRAKNKKLAPHEYQGGSFAISNLGMFGIENFDAVINPPHGAILAVGSGIQTPVVEDGEVVIRNVMSMTLSVDHRVIDGALGAQLLKAIVEHLENPMGMLA
- a CDS encoding division plane positioning ATPase MipZ; its protein translation is MAHIIVVGNEKGGSGKSTTSMHVATALARMGHRVGGLDLDVRQGSFRRYLENRMAFSAREGIELPTPELAGLAEGSDPLSPVMADLETRCDFILLDCPGSHTKLSQMAHAMADTLITPLNDSFIDFDLLARMSPDGEVLGPSIYAEMVWAARQMRVQAGAGPIDWLVLRNRLGTQAMHNKRKVGDALSNLSRRIGFRVAPGFAERVIFRELFPRGLTLLDLKDIGTESLSMSNIAARQELRDLIAELKLPGVSVRF
- a CDS encoding GNAT family N-acetyltransferase; the encoded protein is MNYVFRLAVPSDAEACSQIIQDWGDETPWMVPLDNLAPMKEFWSFIFEEEIGWVAHRNGQILGFCARTEDNITGLYVAKKARGKGLGKALLDLAKEDQQWITVWAYEKNEDARRFYRREGLIEIGREMEVFEDGSSLMDIEHRWTRAE
- the rpmE gene encoding 50S ribosomal protein L31, with the translated sequence MKKDIHPDYHMIDVKMTDGTTYQVRSTWGAEGDTMTLDIDPTVHPAWTGGSAKLMDAGGRVSKFKNKYAGLGF
- the rplS gene encoding 50S ribosomal protein L19; its protein translation is MNLIAQLEAEQIAALGKDIPDFKAGDTVRVGYKVTEGTRTRVQNYEGVCIARKGGNGIAASFTVRKISFGEGVERVFPLYSTNIDSIAVVRRGKVRRAKLYYLRDRRGKSARIVEKTNYRAPKSADAKA
- the trmD gene encoding tRNA (guanosine(37)-N1)-methyltransferase TrmD, giving the protein MSDAPKSHGRLSIRASLTPSDLMEEPQVKGAWTANIVTLFPEAFPGTLGLSLTGKALAEGLWSLRTIALRDHGLGKHRNVDDTPAGGGAGLVIRADVMAAALDQADPRLPVLYLSPRGRPLTQARARALAEGPGVTLICGRFEGVDQRVLDARGIEEISIGDYVLTGGELAAQVLIDATVRLIPRVLGNQASLAEESFSEGLLEHPQYTRPAEWEGRKIPDVVMSGNHAAIAAWRREQAESLTKERRPDLWRAYCETSVMDPTKDRQLSGASDQSRDHREHEKD
- the rimM gene encoding ribosome maturation factor RimM (Essential for efficient processing of 16S rRNA) — encoded protein: MADAGRICVGAIAGAFGIRGEVRLKSFTADPQDIASYGPLVTEDGKRSFAIKLTRPVTGGLGARLPGVDTREQAEALKGTTLWAPRDALPNLPDDEFYHADLIGLEVVDTGGRVLGQVRAIYDHGAGDILEVAGPKVLLLPFTREVVPTVDLTVRRIVVDPPAEDE
- the rpsP gene encoding 30S ribosomal protein S16, whose amino-acid sequence is MAMKIRLARGGSKKRPFYSIVATDSRMPRDGRFIEKLGTYNPLLPKDSEERIKMNMERVQHWLDQGAQPTDRVARFLEAAGVKEKSERKNLKKGEPGKAAQDRAAKRAEREAAASAPVEEPVAEAAAEESAE
- a CDS encoding chorismate mutase, which produces MTDPVARAAELLKGHRDSIDRLDAILVYTLAERFKHTQSVGRLKAEHALPPSDPAREAQQIERLERLAREADIDPEFARKFLNFVIAEVIRHHETFQS
- a CDS encoding GNAT family N-acetyltransferase — encoded protein: MIGLANTPVLETERLILRAPTGDDWPAWRDFHLSDRAQYIGGGSQMTERNSWRAFGHVIGHWVMRGFGMFVITEKGGDAALGITGPWFPAGWPEREVGWSIWHPAGEGRGIASEAARAALDHVFNDLGWDTAVSYIDAENTRSIALAERLGARLDADAPSLDTGADEINHVYRHRKGSA
- a CDS encoding GNAT family N-acetyltransferase, translating into MPTLSVDIPVLTAERLILREPREADFGAMLAFGASERTQFIGGPSDRWNTWRSFTSGIGHWVLKGFGFWSVEEQVTGTIVGRIGLIEHDAWPEPELGWHIYEGFEGKGYAYEAAMAIRDHAYRGMGLAPMISQIHPDNLRSRRLAERMGATIEREGEVVGEPCLIYRHPKVAA